The sequence taaaaagaCTTTTGGATTTAGTTATATTTCTAGTTATTGTTAGATAAGGTTGAGGGCATCTAAGACATTGCACATAGAAATTGTGTGTCTCAAGCAACAAGTGTCTAAATATGCAATTCCAAAGACATAATGTGTCCTAGAATGTAAAAAAATCTCTTTTAATTTGCTACGTGTATTTAGGGTAAGCTTTTCTTTACTTAATAGGCAGTAACAATTGTATTGTACATCACACCAAAAAATATTACCTCATTCACTCATAACCATAAGATATGAAAGGTGCAAAAATATGTTACAAAACTAAACatctaaaagaaactaaaaagtTGTGTTTCGCACTGAAGAGCAAAACCGTCGcaagaaataattatttcacTTTCGTTTCCAGGAAGgcctgaatatatatatacctgaaAGCTTTTTTTACTTTCACTTGGTGACCTCTTTAGTCACCGGAGGAATATCCACAACTGCGTCACACTTTTCGCCGTCAGGAAGTGGCGTCACCGGAAGCTCTTTCTTCTCCTCAGGTATATCCTTAGGGCCCAAGAAGCTTGGCTGATTTGTAGAAGACAACAGCCTTGCCCACATTCTATCAGTAATCACCACATGGTTCTGTTTCTCTGTTATTCTCTGcaacataaaaatatcaaatcaggACAATCCCGCAAACCACAGTCTCTGTCATCTTATTAGTGTCAGTAACTTACGTAGTAAGGGATGTATGTCTGTCTTCCATTGACAAGACCACTTGTGTAGCCAGTGTATCCAGCCATTGCACCGTGAACCGCACTTTGAGCAAGAAGTGAACAGTAAACATTGTCTGATGCATTGCTCGGAACAGCCCGGATCATGTATGTAGGGTCTAAAACCGAAAAACAAGTTTAAAAGAAACGTAGATCCAAATAGTTTAAAGGTTTATGATTTTGTTACCTATGTATTTGAGATTCATCTCCATCTTATTCTTCTTGAAATGATCCTAAAAGTAAAAACATTACATGAGTTTTCTGCAATGGTCTAAGAGAAAGTTACAATCTTTCTTAGGCCTGCGGGTTCAGTTTCTTCGGTTAGTTTGGGTCGGTTAAAATCTTTCCGAAGTAAACTGAAAATAATTttggttcagtttggtttttggttagTTCAGCTTCAATATTTTCTAccgatttttgtttgttttttcgtTAAATTTCGgtttaaattgaataaaattcaaaatttttggtTAAGTTCGAATTTGGTTATTCAGTTCAGGATTTTGGTTAAAGCTGGTATtgtttggtaattttttttctttttaagaaaaCTGAACTAAATGATTACCGACAAAAACAGATTTTTCTAACCGAATTGAACCAAAAATCAAACTTTTCGGTTTGGTTAATAACCGCAGGCCTAATCTTTGTATTTAGTTTTACCTTGATGCTTTGTGATAGCCACAAGCCAACATCTTTAAGAAGCTTGTTACCAGACGCATCTTCAAGAGCATTAGACTCCATGCTTTTGGACATCAATTCTTGTCCCGCTCCTTCAGCAAGAACAATCACCATGTGACCATTCTCCTTAAGCCGTCTCTCTATAAACTCCAACAGTCCACCTTCTCCTTCAAGGTAAAACGGTGACTCCGGAATCAAGCAGCAATCCACATCTCTGCTTGCTAATGTAGCATACATCGCTATGAATCCTGGTTTAGCCTTTTTAATCAGTAACAACAGCTCTAAAAGGTTTTTCTAAAACTGTAATgttcaaagagaaaaaaacttaCCACTGTAACGACCCATGAGCTTAACAAAACCAATACCATTCTCATTACTCTCAGCTTCAACATGTGCTGCGTTGATGGCTCGCTGAGCTTCCTCCACAGCAGTATCAAACCCAAAAGATCTATCAATCACCGGTATGTCGTCATCAATCGTCTTCGGTATTCCAACCACAGCAACTTTGAGTCCACGCCTTCTAATCTCCTCAAAGATTACTGAAGCTCCTCTTTGTGTTCCGTCTCCGCCAATAATGTAAACCTGATTGATTCCTCGGTCTTGGATGCTATCAACTATCTTTGCGGTATCGTGTCCACCTCGAGAGGTCCCGAGGATTGTTCCTCCGCGTTTGTGGATGTCGTTGACGACTTTGGAGTCTAAGGGGATAGTGTTCTTGGCGTAGAATCCTCTGTATCCACCCTGTACAAATAATGAGAATCATTAGTACACTGTAGCCAAGAAGGgattaatatttatgttatgtatgtATGAGAAAGCTTACATCGATTCCGAGGATTCTGTTTACACCGTACATGCATGATAAGCTGCTGACGATTTCTCTAATGACGGTGTTGAGACCGGGACAGAGACCTCCGCATGTGACAATGCAAGCGTGGACTTCGTCGGAGTCGAAGTAAACCTTTTGGCGTGGACCGGCGCGTCTGAAATGGATTCCTCTTGGACCATCCTTGTGCACTACAATCTTTATAacaagaatttaaaaataaaacataatcatTCTAACACAATTCTTCAATTTACCTTCTCAGGAACACTATCATCTGAATCAACAAAGTATTGcctgataaaaacaaaaaaacgaaaaaaaaaacatgtaaagaaaacaaaaagtatGAACATTTAAGCAAtgaaaacgttttaaaaaatacatacttaACAACTGAGCAGTGGCGGAGCCACCTTGAAAGTAGGGGGGTCAAATGACCCATAtgaaatgtataaaattaaacatttaggcTTGTAAACAATGACTTTTCTGTGGTAATTTGGTCAGAACTTATCCTTTTGACCCCCATGTCTTGAGTTCAAAACTCAGATATG is a genomic window of Brassica napus cultivar Da-Ae chromosome A2, Da-Ae, whole genome shotgun sequence containing:
- the LOC106418226 gene encoding ATP-dependent 6-phosphofructokinase 7-like; this translates as MSSPKSNKPKIVNGPGGYILQDVPHLIDYLPDLPTYPNPLQDNPAYSVAVAEQYFVDSDDSVPEKIVVHKDGPRGIHFRRAGPRQKVYFDSDEVHACIVTCGGLCPGLNTVIREIVSSLSCMYGVNRILGIDGGYRGFYAKNTIPLDSKVVNDIHKRGGTILGTSRGGHDTAKIVDSIQDRGINQVYIIGGDGTQRGASVIFEEIRRRGLKVAVVGIPKTIDDDIPVIDRSFGFDTAVEEAQRAINAAHVEAESNENGIGFVKLMGRYSGFIAMYATLASRDVDCCLIPESPFYLEGEGGLLEFIERRLKENGHMVIVLAEGAGQELMSKSMESNALEDASGNKLLKDVGLWLSQSIKDHFKKNKMEMNLKYIDPTYMIRAVPSNASDNVYCSLLAQSAVHGAMAGYTGYTSGLVNGRQTYIPYYRITEKQNHVVITDRMWARLLSSTNQPSFLGPKDIPEEKKELPVTPLPDGEKCDAVVDIPPVTKEVTK